One region of Danio rerio strain Tuebingen ecotype United States chromosome 5, GRCz12tu, whole genome shotgun sequence genomic DNA includes:
- the ficd gene encoding protein adenylyltransferase FICD isoform X1, with the protein MAALAVLRYAGSSPLLWGWGPILFGLLGSVFVLLLPLVGIEEQCCATLKGLALLRCQMWGGIQRPVVHTTSLAVPFTALDLLPQKVKPSKETQLEAKAALQQALEMKKSGKREKAHKLLVHALNMNPEFVEALTELGTILEEEKDVVQADHLYTKALAISPCHEKALVSRDRTLPLVEEIDQRHFGIIDGKVRRLMSIPKGNSALRRVMEETYYHHIYHTVAIEGNTLTLSEIRHIIETRYAVPGKSLQEQNEAIGVDVAMKYINTTLLSRDGAITVNDILEIHRRVLGYADPVEAGRFRVNQVFVGHHIPPHPQDLDKHMQELVQWLNSEETLHLHPVEFAALAHYKLVYVHPFVDGNGRTSRLLMNLILMQASYPPITIRKEQRAEYYAALDTANEGDVRPFIRFIAKCTEMTLDTLLIATTEHAVGLPGASNHACPDCKQTIPVHS; encoded by the exons ATGGCAGCTCTAGCGGTGTTGCGTTATGCCGGCAGCAGTCCTCTGCTCTGGGGTTGGGGGCCCATTCTGTTTGGCCTGCTGGGGTCTGTGTTTGTCCTGCTGCTGCCTTTAGTGGGCATCGAGGAGCAATGCTGTGCCACGCTCAAGGGTCTTGCCCTTCTGCGCTGTCAGATGTGGGGGGGCATCCAGAGGCCTGTAGTTCACACCACCAGCCTGGCGGTTCCTTTCACAGCACTAGACCTCCTGCCACAAAAAGTCAAGCCCAGTAAAG AGACTCAGTTGGAGGCAAAAGCAGCTCTCCAGCAGGCTCTGGAGATGAAGAAAAGTGGGAAAAGAGAGAAAGCCCACAAGCTGCTTGTCCATGCGCTCAACATGAATCCAGAGTTTGTGGAAGCCCTCACCGAATTAGGAACCATCCTGGAGGAGGAAAAAGACGTCGTCCAAGCGGACCACCTCTACACTAAAGCCCTCGCCATCTCGCCGTGCCACGAAAAGGCTCTGGTGAGCCGGGATCGCACGCTTCCATTAGTCGAAGAAATTGATCAGCGACACTTCGGGATCATCGATGGGAAAGTGCGACGTCTCATGTCCATACCCAAAGGGAACTCTGCCCTGCGTCGGGTCATGGAGGAAACCTACTATCATCATATTTACCACACCGTAGCCATCGAAGGCAACACGCTCACTCTGTCTGAGATCCGCCATATTATTGAGACCAGATACGCCGTGCCAGGAAAGAGTCTTCAGGAACAGAATGAGGCAATTGGAGTTGACGTTGCCATGAAGTACATCAACACCACCCTACTATCCCGGGATGGAGCAATCACAGTAAACGACATCCTAGAAATACACCGACGGGTCCTAGGCTACGCTGATCCCGTGGAAGCCGGCCGTTTTCGTGTTAACCAAGTGTTCGTGGGACATCACATCCCACCGCACCCACAGGACTTAGACAAACACATGCAGGAGCTGGTGCAGTGGCTGAACTCCGAGGAAACGCTTCATCTGCACCCGGTGGAGTTTGCCGCTCTGGCGCATTATAAACTTGTTTACGTTCATCCGTTCGTGGATGGGAACGGACGGACGTCACGATTGCTGATGAATTTAATACTAATGCAAGCTAGTTATCCTCCAATCACCATTCGGAAAGAGCAGAGGGCGGAGTATTACGCGGCGCTTGATACAGCCAATGAGGGCGACGTTAGACCCTTTATTCGATTCATCGCGAAATGCACGGAAATGACACTCGATACGCTGTTGATCGCCACTACTGAACATGCGGTCGGGCTGCCTGGTGCCAGTAATCACGCATGCCCTGACTGTAAACAGACCATTCCAGTGCACAGCTGA